From the genome of Metarhizium brunneum chromosome 4, complete sequence, one region includes:
- the EFM2_1 gene encoding Protein-lysine N-methyltransferase EFM2, translating to MGIKGRIPALPSTSLPSLRELAVLSAAQIGAALRNLHGLYCPLPTSLDFQTAGKSHLIATDSGYASEADADEKDSPDCLRYDEFERNFAKRWLTGFIGRAYELSLDESVSERFVDEACSILAFLSHEVEDEPVDDEDLGMTREFIFSFKNDGLASINVELYDTPMQTGEDHTDVGLQTWGASIALSEKISKEPEFFRFTNVNLSSTSRIVELGAGTGLVSLFLSRLIPHITEARPAIIATDYHPTVLSNLEANINSHMSKTPEAAPTQACHLDWSAPSRVAPLDVPADVLIAADVTYAPEHAFWLRDCASSLLKDDGVFWLMVSVRPNGKFADISDNVEVAFRDKEKCRRQDGKVLTISSVQQVAKKGEVGRADEIGYKLFGIVWS from the coding sequence ATGGGCATCAAAGGCCGAATCCCGGCGCTTCCGTCGACGAGTTTACCCTCCTTGCGAGAGTTGGCTGTGTTGAGTGCCGCTCAGATTGGGGCCGCATTACGCAACTTGCATGGCCTGTATTGCCCGTTGCCTACGTCACTGGACTTTCAGACAGCCGGCAAGAGCCACTTGATAGCCACAGATTCCGGTTATGCTTCAGAAGCGGATGCTGACGAGAAGGATTCGCCCGACTGCCTGAGATACGACGAGTTTGAGCGCAATTTTGCCAAGCGTTGGCTGACAGGATTCATTGGCCGTGCTTACGAGCTCTCGCTGGATGAGAGCGTCTCGGAACGTTTTGTGGATGAGGCATGCTCAATCCTGGCCTTCCTAAGCCACGAAGTTGAGGATGAACcagttgatgatgaagatcTTGGAATGACCCGGGAGTTTATCTTCTCATTCAAGAATGATGGACTCGCAAGTATCAATGTTGAGCTGTATGATACCCCGATGCAAACTGGAGAGGACCACACGGATGTCGGACTTCAAACCTGGGGTGCATCCATCGCTCTCTCGGAGAAAATATCCAAGGAGCCAGAATTTTTCCGATTCACCAACGTCAATCTCTCGTCAACTAGCCGGATTGTTGAGCTTGGGGCAGGAACTGGACTTGTCAGCTTGTTCCTGTCAAGACTCATTCCACACATCACGGAAGCTCGCCCAGCCATTATCGCAACGGATTATCATCCCACTGTATTGTCAAACCTGGAAGCCAACATCAACTCGCACATGTCCAAGACGCCAGAGGCAGCACCGACCCAGGCATGTCATCTTGATTGGTCTGCGCCGTCACGGGTTGCACCTCTCGACGTGCCAGCAGACGTGCTCATCGCAGCTGACGTGACTTACGCCCCAGAACACGCTTTTTGGCTGCGAGATTGCGCCAGCTCGCTCCTCAAAGACGATGGGGTATTCTGGCTAATGGTATCTGTGAGACCAAATGGAAAGTTTGCCGACATCAGCGACAATGTCGAGGTCGCATTCCGAGACAAGGAGAAATGCAGGCGGCAAGATGGCAAGGTGCTAACCATATCATCTGTGCAGCAGGTTGCCAAGAAAGGCGAAGTTGGGCGAGCGGATGAAATCGGATATAAGCTTTTCGGAATAGTTTGGTCGTGA
- the cpaO_2 gene encoding Beta-cyclopiazonate dehydrogenase, producing MPPVDIDFPSTTVRLLVCSLSLLVAIHALPNVLFKDVVIVGGGASGSYAAVRLREDFGKSITLVEKDEILGGHVDSYVDTKTGTPYDFGVKEFIQAGNATGFFDRLGVQRGRSTKTPLNTTYIDFKSGKVLDFAPPPSAAQLDALADFLRVVEPWEHFLQPGYFDFPEPSHIPGELLVPFGDFVSKHGLERAMPFIYQTTGLGVGNMTRAITLFALQAFGRNQDLYDAVAAVLGSDVLYASKVVNTLRTNLGVIVTVRHLKSRRLTYIAAKALLIAIEPTGDNTGPFSLDPDEKHIFSKFTYTREYTGIIDNAALAAHASYFNLPSDAAPNNYLSYPEPPFTARIDYMGSGHYFRVTVIGDDKLDDKGAKALVDKDFATLVDAHVLRGSAAEKVHWVAFSTHGPMHARVSVGDVQRGFFQKLYALQGRRSTWWTGGAWSVNFQSALWQYDDIIVPMMLWG from the exons ATGCCTCCAGTCGATATAGACTTTCCATCTACAACGGTGAGATTATTAGTCTGTTCTCTCAGCCTGCTGGTAGCAATACATGCGCTTCCGAACGTCCTCTTCAAAGACGTCGTgattgttggtggtggtgcttcAGGCTCCTATGCCGCGGTCCGCCTTCGTGAAGACTTTGGAAAGTCCATTACTCTGGTTGAGAAGGACGAAATCCTC GGCGGTCACGTCGACTCGTACGTCGACACCAAGACGGGCACGCCGTACGACTTTGGCGTCAAGGAATTTATCCAGGCGGGCAACGCGACGGGTTTCTTTGATCGGCTGGGCGTCCAACGCGGCCGCAGCACCAAGACCCCCCTCAACACGACGTACATTGATTTCAAGAGCGGCAAGGTGCTGGACTTTGCGCCGCCCCCGTCCGCCGCCCAGCTCGACGCCTTGGCCGACTTTctgcgcgtcgtcgagcCGTGGGAGCATTTCTTGCAGCCGGGTTATTTCGACTTTCCGGAGCCAAGCCATATCCCCGGAGAGCTTCTCGTTCCCTTTGGCGACTTTGTGTCCAAGCATGGGCTTGAGCGTGCCATGCCATTCATCTACCAGACCACGGGTCTTGGGGTCGGCAACATGACCAGGGCAATTACACTGTTCGCGCTGCAGGCATTCG GGCGGAATCAGGATCTATacgacgccgtggccgccgtccTCGGCAGCGATGTCTTGTACGCCAGCAAAGTCGTCAACACTCTTCGCACCAACCTCGGCGTCATTGTCACAGTCAGGCACCTGAAGTCCCGGAGGCTCACTTACATTGCTGCCAAGGCTCTCTTGATTGCTATTGAACCGACAGGGGATAACACGGGGCCGTTTAGTCTGGACCCCGATGAGAAGCATATTTTCTCCAAGTTCACTTACACGCGCGAGTACACGGGCATCATTGACAATGCCGCCCTCGCTGCACACGCAAGCTACTTCAACCTTCCCTCCGACGCAGCGCCAAACAACTACCTGTCGTACCCTGAGCCGCCGTTCACTGCCCGCATCGACTACATGGGTTCGGGGCACTACTTCCGGGTGACTGTCATTGGCGACGACAAGCTTGACGACAAAGGTGCAAAGGCGTTGGTGGACAAGGACTTTGCGACTCTTGTCGATGCTCATGTGCTACGGGGTTCTGCTGCCGAAAAAGTCCACTGGGTGGCCTTTTCTACTCACGGACCGATGCATGCAAGAGTGTCAGTCGGGGATGTCCAGCGAGGCTTCTTCCAGAAACTGTACGCGTTGCAGGGGAGACGGTCGACTTGGTGGACTGGCGGCGCGTGGTCGGTCAATTTCCAGTCGGCGCTGTGGCAGTACGACGACATCATTGTGCCCATGATGCTTTGGGGGTAG
- the xlnD_1 gene encoding 3-hydroxybenzoate 6-hydroxylase 1, which produces MSPAPTVLIIGCGVAGPVLGNLLIQKGYHPIVFEKVSELGDAGASLMLMSNGLKVLELVGVADNITAESCPIQRFIDSTSDGKLLGSSDLPSTFKDKYGHPLAGIKRTSINLMLKKTLLDRDIEVREGWELLDIEEKKDSVTAYFNHKRAVTASFLIGCDGIKSASRRALLRSKGIAEGLPSYTGLTQTAGISKVPDSLLTPAAMRNWYGDGTHVIAYPISKTHISWAITRRETNEAAETWRPYRQEELPEQTSQLCKLLEGWNSVLTDMINASERVIKFGLFDRQELEPSQWYSERCVLVGDAAHPTSPHLGQGANQALQVVSFLLLLLGIHDLLANLPSFVREDCFHLSQALPDLASVDTRFEKAVAALGPSLSDAIFKPYAEKRQPRTSHLVRGARAVGEQRTASGEEACVLRDGLITEKFADEALLASRMDELLREPFQRTQSPA; this is translated from the exons atgtCTCCCGCACCTACCGTGCTCATCATAGGATGCGGCGTCGCAGGTCCTGTTCTCGGCAACCTTCTCATACAAAAAGGCTACCATCCCATCGTCTTTGAGAAGGTTTCGGAACTCGGGGATGCCGGTGCGTCACTGATGCTCATGTCGAACGG CCTCAAAGTTCTGGAACTCGTTGGGGTCGCTGACAATATTACTGCCGAGTCTTGCCCTATTCAGCGCTTTATTGACTCAACTTCGGACGGAAAACTACTCGGTTCCTCAGACCTGCCCAGCACCTTCAAGGATAAGTATGGCCATCCTTTGGCTGGAATCAAGCGTACGTCCATCAACTTGATGCTGAAAAAGACGCTTCTCGACCGCGACATAGAGGTGAGAGAGGGCTGGGAGCTGCTGGATAttgaagaaaagaaagattCTGTAACCGCCTACTTCAATCACAAAAGGGCGGTCACCGCTTCGTTCCTCATTGGCTGCGATGGAATTAAATCTGCGAGCCGGAGGGCTCTCCTTCGGTCCAAGGGTATCGCGGAAGGGCTCCCTTCATATACCGGCCTCACACAG ACGGCTGGAATCTCCAAAGTGCCCGATTCGCTACTCACTCCCGCAGCCATGCGCAATTGGTACGGTGACGGAACTCATGTCATTGCTTACCCCATCTCCAAGACGCACATATCGTGGGCGATAACTCGACGAGAGACCAACGAAGCAGCGGAGACATGGCGGCCGTATCGACAAGAGGAACTCCCAGAGCAGACAAGTCAGCTCTGTAAGTTGCTGGAAGGGTGGAACTCTGTGCTCACGGACATGATCAATGCCTCAGAGAGAGTCATCAAATTCGGACTTTTTGATCGCCAAGAGTTGGAGCCAAGCCAGTGGTATTCCGAGAGATGTGTTTTGGTAGGAGATGCCGCACATCCAACCAGTCCGCACCTTGGCCAGGGTGCAAACCAGGCACTGCAAGTTGTTTCTTTTCTATTGTTGCTACTCGGCATTCATGATCTCCTGGCTAATCTTCCTTCTTTTGTTAGGGAGGACTGCTTCCACTTAAGCCAAGCCTTGCCCGACCTAGCTTCAGTCGACACGCGTTTCGAAAAGGCTGTCGCGGCTCTCGGGCCGAGTTTGTCTGATGCTATCTTCAAGCCGTATGCTGAGAAACGCCAACCGCGCACGTCGCACTTGGTTAGGGGAGCACGAGCAGTGGGGGAGCAGAGAACTGCTTCGGGCGAGGAAGCATGTGTGTTGCGAGATGGGTTGATTACGGAAAAGTTTGCGGATGAAGCTTTGCTTGCAAGTCGGATGGATGAGCTTTTGCGGGAGCCATTCCAACGCACGCAGAGCCCAGCGTAG
- a CDS encoding mitochondrial 54S ribosomal protein mL58, with product MDLRSLARPVAQLLTTARRTPLTPKRGHKTTARTKRALKIAPHDSFLPDRTAASPAADSIIYNPPASEASPAHTPFLFLPPSDPRRSAFLRIRNHPRAPAAPTAQPPTEADMPPRMRYKHRKPRYNLQKEDVAEMKRLRAEDPIEWTVARLSQKFECSEVFVKMAAPAPQEHLAWLKGKMDRKTARWGPMKAQAREDRKRRADLVYRGDL from the coding sequence ATGGACCTCCGCTCCCTCGCCCGCCCCGTAGCCCAGCTCCTCACCACCGCCCGCCGCACACCTCTGACCCCCAAACGCGGCCACAAAACAACCGCCCGGACCAAACGGGCCCTCAAAATCGCCCCCCACGACTCCTTCCTCCCCGACCGGACCGCCGCGtcccccgccgccgacagCATCATCTACAACCCCCCCGCGTCGGAAGCCTCGCCCGCCCACACgcccttcctcttcctcccgcCCAGCGACCCGCGCAGGTCGGCGTTCCTGCGAATACGCAACCACCCCCgcgcgccggcggcgcccaCCGCCCAGCCCCCCACAGAGGCAGACATGCCCCCCCGGATGCGCTACAAGCACCGCAAGCCGCGGTACAACCTGCAGAAGGAGGACGTCGCGGAGATGAAGCGGCTGCGCGCCGAGGACCCCATCGAGTGGACCGTGGCCAGGCTCTCGCAGAAGTTCGAGTGCTCAGAGGTGTTTGTCAAGATGGCCGCCCCCGCGCCGCAGGAGCACCTCGCGTGGCTGAAGGGCAAGATGGACAGGAAGACGGCGCGGTGGGGCCCCATGAAGGCGCAGGCGAGGGAGGACAGGAAGCGCAGAGCTGACCTCGTCTACCGGGGGGACTTGTAG
- the tae1 gene encoding Alpha N-terminal protein methyltransferase 1: MSESKEGPAAPDGRINTSNGREYWQRAQVNVNGMLGGIPAHGGFSSISRIDLQGSRTFLARFGIGTKHDRRTLTSTLEGGAGIGRVTEGLLLRVSEHVDVVEPIAKFTAALQGKPGVRAISNVGLEEWQPAAGQEYDLVWAQWCLGHLTDEQLVRFLALCKTVLTPATGLIVVKENLSTSATDVFDSTDSSVTRLDSSFCRIFEEAGLVVVRTELQRGLPERPPQRLLPVRMYALRPRDWPAS; encoded by the exons ATGTCCGAATCAAAAGAAGGTCCTGCAGCTCCCGACGGACGCATCAACACCTCCAATGGAAGGGAATACTGGCAACGCGCGCAGGTAAATGTCAACGGAATGCTCGGGGGCATCCCCGCGCACGGCGGCTTCTCCTCCATCAGCCGCATCGACCTCCAAGGATCACGAACCTTCCTAGCAAGATTCGGCATCGGCACAAAGCACGACCGCCGCACGCTCACCAGCACGCTCGAGGGCGGAGCAGG GATCGGCAGAGTGACAGAGGGCCTGCTCCTCCGCGTCTCCGAgcacgtcgacgtcgtcgagcccATTGCCAAGTTCACCGCCGCGCTTCAGGGCAAGCCCGGCGTGCGCGCCATCTCCAacgtcggcctcgaggagTGGCAGCCCGCCGCGGGCCAAGAGTACGACCTCGTCTGGGCGCAGTGGTGCCTGGGCCACCTGACAGACGAGCAGCTGGTGCGGTTTCTCGCGCTCTGCAAGACCGTCTTGACGCCCGCCACCGGCCTGATTGTCGTCAAGGAGAACCTGAGCACGAGCGCGACAGACGTTTTCGACAGCACCGACAGCAGCGTCACGAG GTTGGATAGCAGCTTTTGCAGAATCTTTGAGGAGGCGGGCCTGGTGGTTGTCAGGACCGAGCTTCAGAGAGGGCTGCCGGAGCGTCCGCCCCAAAGACTGCTCCCTGTGCGAATGTACGCCCTGCGGCCGAGAGACTGGCCTGCCTCGTAG
- the TRI14_2 gene encoding Trichothecene biosynthesis protein 14: MLFALVPLFAAGVAQAGPVQSKEIVINSYQLYPENIDYDTKTRLAYISVLYNSTVAVYNPFTNKVTKTIAFDKLSYDPVLHASGVQVDPLGRLSVIVNAGAAFDTRGANISGDNFLVKYDLARGQELWRANLTAVTDGIYSGYQDIEHDACGNSFAVGTWPSSIVRVSKDGKTAAPWYLTNDKDHTKKGLTGLASKGDILLATEHTGSRLLRFDMKADKGVPDVVPVGQDGIGERPDGIYLPSKFEGKVLLVSSQLEGTVVLRSDDGKWTSAQRLGVVPNKFADEGGSTTASVEIEGRIFVSTEWFGDAANKVPDTLSGNRTEFPLYDITSEVVKLLV; this comes from the exons atgTTATTTGCCCTCGTACCTCTTTTCGCCGCGGGCGTCGCCCAAGCCGGCCCTGTCCAAAGCAAAGAAATAGTCATCAACTCGTACCAATTGTACCCCGAGAATATCGACTATGATACCAAAACCCGTCTTGCGTACATCAG CGTCCTGTACAATTCCACAGTCGCCGTATACAACCCCTTCACCAACAAAGTCACAAAGACCATCGCCTTCGACAAGCTCTCCTACGACCCGGTCCTCCACGCCAGCGGCGTCCAGGTCGACCCCCTCGGCCGCCTGTCCGTCATCGtcaacgccggcgccgccttCGACACCCGCGGCGCAAACATCTCCGGCGACAACTTCCTCGTCAAGTACGACCTCGCGCGCGGGCAGGAGCTCTGGCGGGCAAACCTGACCGCCGTCACCGACGGCATCTACAGCGGCTACCAGGACATCGAGCACGACGCCTGCGGGAACTCCTTCGCCGTGGGCACCTGGCCGAGCAGCATCGTCCGCGTGagcaaggacggcaagaccGCGGCGCCGTGGTACCTCACCAATGACAAGGACCACACCAAGAAGGGGCTCACGGGGCTGGCGTCCAAGGGGGATATTCTGCTCGCCACGGAGCACACGGGCAGTAGACTCTTGCGGTTCGATATGAAGGCGGACAAGGGCGTTCCCGACGTCGTGCCCGTTGGGCAGGACGGCATCGGCGAGAGGCCCGATGGCATCTATTTGCCGTCAAAGTTCGAGGGCAAGGTGCTCCTCGTGTCGTCGCAGTTGGAGGGGACGGTGGTGCTTCGctccgacgacggcaaaTGGACGTCTGCCCAGCGACTGGGTGTTGTGCCGAACAAGTTTGCGGACGAGGGGGGTTCCACGACGGCCTCGGTGGAGATTGAAGGCCGCATCTTTGTTTCGACTGAGTGGTTTGGCGATGCGGCTAACAAGGTTCCTGACACGCTTTCCGGGAACAGGACCGAGTTTCCCCTTTACGACATTACTTCTGAGGTCGTAAAGCTTCTTGTCTGA
- the YPC1 gene encoding Alkaline ceramidase YPC1: MLRLHRHQIRLTPSLHNSAMNVQRAKPFWGAPTSNLNFCEEDYLVTRYIAEFINTLSSLVYVAYGIYGLAHGRRNGSRLVSYCGLIGVGVCSAGYHMTLKYHTQMSDELSMHLLSTPLLHRVLTFNKSERYTKTAGVVLFVLFTVVMAAHMLMDEFLLHATTFGFAVYMIGTSVMKLIPQQVPDPQTRSNIKKIARFGTISFGFGFFVWLIDEWACGMLNGARQSVGLPAAFFLELHGWWHIFTAIGGYIAVALVDEITTGQVTADPIPLLAWPVPLAAKYVLGSTKTEKANGVYGKTA; encoded by the exons ATGCTGCGACTGCACCGACATCAAATCCGCCTCACTCCTTCTCTGCACAACAGCGCCATGAATGTGCAGCGGGCAAAGCCGTTCTGGGGAGCGCCCACGTCCAACTTGAA CTTTTGTGAAGAG GACTACCTCGTGACGCGGTACATTGCTGAATTCATCAACACCCTGAGCAGCCTGGTATATG TTGCCTATGGAATCTATGGTTTGGCTCATGGGCGACGAAATGGCTCGCGCCTCGTTTCCTACTGCGGACTGATCGGAGTAGGCGTGTGCTCTGCCGGATACCACATGACGCTGAAATACCACACGCAAATGT CCGACGAGTTGTCGATGCATCTTCTTTCGACGCCGCTGCTCCATCGCGTCTTGACCTTTAACAAGTCGGAGCGATATACCAAAACGGCGGGGGTCGTTCTCTTTGTACTCTTCAccgtcgtcatggccgctCACATGCTCATGGACGAATTTCTCCTGCACGCGACCACGTTTGGGTTTGCCGTCTACATGATTGGCACGAGCGTCATGAAGCTCATTCCTCAGCAAGTTCCCGATCCGCAGACCAGGAGCAACATCAAAAAGATTGCCAGGTTTGGCACAA TtagcttcggcttcggctttTTCGTCTGGTTAATTGACGAGTGGGCATGCGGCATGTTGAATGGGGCGAGGCAGTCTGTTGGGCTGCCGGCGGCATTTTTCCTCGAGCTGCACGGGTG GTGGCATATTTTTACGGCAATTGGCGGCTACATCGCCGTTGCGCTAGTGGATGAAATAACAACCGGCCAAGTCACTGCCGATCCAATTCCTTTGCTAGCTTGGCCCGTGCCGTTGGCGGCAAAGTACGTACTAGGATCTACGAAGACGGAGAAAGCGAATGGTGTCTACGGGAAGACTGCGTAG
- the mdrA_3 gene encoding Major facilitator superfamily multidrug transporter mdrA yields MEAVRQSVQSTDSHNTLPVPHTNSHGFVDFGPGDPGDPRNWSKSRKWYITLCTSLLAMVGNLASSIPSGSLKHISRDFHISEGVAALTVTLFLLGYCLGPFIFAPLSEFYGRRPIFRISFSFFVLFSILCAFATNFGTLLTARFLAGACVSAVLSNAPGVLADLWDNLARGNAMAIFSTSVWIGPSLGPIISGFLVLHKNWRWGFYVVLCLAGVSMLFMLTIPETNGAIILLERARRIRKAGIRGYEHVQTEYEAANMSLFTIYKTALTRPWALLLDPISFLCAVYMALVFALQFMLFTIYPIVFQQMRGWNEGVGQLPLLGTVVGSVVGAVIIFLDTKRRKNKLEAGYTLEPEDRLIMGMVGGIGFAITMFWFSWTAQYNSIHWSVPTIAGGFLSTALILTFTSYMNYLVDSYVDCAASAIAVNTFARSLSSAFAPLFTPKMFQTLGVGGGGSLIGGAASVLAVVPFVFHRYGKAIRGRSKYSPLDAAVKLDPEEQDGNPVGNSLRDVEEGSETPGP; encoded by the exons ATGGAGGCCGTTCGTCAATCCGTGCAATCTACAGACTCTCATAACACTTTACCGGTACCGCATACCAACAGCCATGGCTTTGTCGACTTTGGCCCCGGCGATCCCGGCGATCCACGAAACTGGTCAAAGAGCCGGAAATGGTACATCACCCTCTGCACCTCGCTCCTCGCCATGGTCGGGAATCTGGCCTCCTCCATACCGTCCGGGTCTCTCAAACATATCTCTCGAGACTTCCACATCTCTGAGGGGGTAGCAGCTCTCACCGTAACTCTCTTTCTGCTCGGCTACTGCCTAGGTCCATTCATATTTGCACCACTCTCAGAGTTTTACGGTCGCAGGCCCATCTTCCGCatctccttttccttctttgtCCTTTTTAGCATTCTTTGTGCCTTTGCGACCAACTTTGGGACGCTTTTGACGGCAAGGTTTTTGGCAGGGGCCTGCGTGTCTGCGGTTCTCAGCAACGCACCTGGCGTTCTTGCCGACCTATGGGACAACTTGGCAAGGGGTAATGCCATGGCTATATTCTCGACGTCTGTCTGGATCGGACCGTCGCTGGGGCCGATTATTTCTGGCTTCCTGGTGCTCCACAAGAACTGGCGCTGGGGCTTCTATGTCGTCTTGTGTCTTGCTGGCGTGTCGATGCTGTTCATGCTCACTATCCCGGAGACCAATGGGGCGATCATTCTTCTGGAGCGGGCAAGGAGGATCAGAAAGGCGGGGATTCGGGGATATGAACACGTCCAGACGGAATACGAGGCGGCTAATATGTCACTATTCACTATTTATAAGACGGCACTGACACGACCGTGGGCGCTTCTACTCGATCCCATTTCGTTCTTGTGCGCTGTATACATGGCACTTGTATTTGCGCTTCAGTTCATGCTCTTTACCATTTATCCCATCGTCTTTCAGCAGATGCGTGGCTGGAACGAGGGAGTTGGGCAGCTTCCCCTGCTTGGTACAGTTGTAGGGTCGGTCGTCGGGGCTGTCATCATTTTTTTAGACACCAAAAGGCGGAAAAACAAACTTGAGGCTGGGTATACCCTCGAGCCGGAGGACCGTCTGATTATGGGAATGGTCGGAGGGATTGGCTTTGCTATTACCATGTTTTGGTTCTCATGGACGGCACAGTACAA CTCGATACACTGGTCTGTCCCTACAATTGCTGGAGGGTTTCTTTCTACAGCTCTCATCCTTACATTCACCTCCTATATGAACTACCTCGTCGACTCATATGTCGACTGCGCCGCCTCAGCGATAGCTGTGAATACGTTTGCGAGATCCCTTAGCAGTGCTTTTGCTCCCCTTTTTACGCCCAAGATGTTTCAAACCCTAGGtgttggcggtggcgggTCACTGATAGGAGGTGCTGCGAGCGTCCTGGCTGTGGTCCCGTTTGTTTTTCATAGGTacggcaaggccatcagGGGCAGGAGCAAGTATTCTCctctcgacgccgccgtcaagcTAGATCCGGAGGAGCAGGATGGTAACCCCGTTGGCAACTCACTACGAGATGTAGAGGAAGGCTCAGAGACTCCGGGCCCTTAG